In the Leptolyngbya sp. FACHB-261 genome, one interval contains:
- the guaA gene encoding glutamine-hydrolyzing GMP synthase, which produces MIAILDFGSQYSELIARRIRETQVYSEVLSYRTTAEQLKQLNPQGIILSGGPSSVYDNHAPLSDPEIWNLGIPVLGVCYGMQLMVQQLGGQVERAARGEYGKASLQIDDPTDLLTNVDDGTTMWMSHGDSVTALPNGFETLAHTANTPCAAIAHHERNLYGVQFHPEVVHSLGGMALIRNFVYHICRCEPTWTTEAFVEDAIREVRARVGEKRVLLALSGGVDSSTLAFLLHKAIGDKLTCMFIDQGFMRKGEPERLLKLFQEQFHIPVEYVNAQERFLDQLEGVTDPEEKRRRIGHEFIQVFESESRRLGPFDYLAQGTLYPDVIESADTNVDPATGERVAVKIKSHHNVGGLPKDLRFKLVEPLRKLFKDEVRKVGRSLGLPEEIVQRHPFPGPGLAIRIIGEVTLERLEIVRDADLIVRQEINRSGFYSQLWQAFAVLLPVRSVGVMGDQRTYAYPIVLRLIKSEDGMTADWAQVPYELLETISTRIVNEVKGVNRVVYDITSKPPGTIEWE; this is translated from the coding sequence ATGATTGCAATTCTGGATTTCGGCTCCCAGTATTCCGAACTAATCGCACGACGCATCCGGGAGACCCAGGTTTACTCTGAGGTTCTTTCCTACCGTACAACGGCAGAACAGCTCAAACAACTTAATCCTCAGGGCATTATTCTTTCGGGTGGTCCCAGCTCGGTTTACGACAACCACGCACCCCTATCTGACCCAGAGATTTGGAATCTAGGTATTCCTGTGCTGGGTGTTTGCTACGGCATGCAGCTGATGGTGCAGCAGTTAGGTGGTCAGGTTGAGCGGGCAGCGCGAGGAGAGTACGGCAAGGCCTCACTCCAGATTGACGATCCCACCGATCTGCTGACCAATGTCGATGACGGCACCACGATGTGGATGAGCCATGGCGATTCGGTGACGGCTCTGCCTAATGGCTTTGAAACCCTGGCACATACCGCAAATACTCCCTGTGCTGCCATCGCTCACCATGAGCGTAACCTCTACGGTGTGCAATTCCACCCGGAAGTGGTGCATTCACTAGGTGGCATGGCCTTAATTCGCAACTTTGTTTACCACATCTGTCGTTGCGAACCCACCTGGACGACAGAAGCCTTTGTGGAAGACGCTATTCGCGAAGTGCGAGCCCGGGTCGGTGAAAAGCGGGTACTGCTGGCTCTATCGGGCGGAGTTGATTCTTCAACGCTGGCCTTTTTGCTGCACAAGGCTATTGGTGACAAGCTCACCTGCATGTTCATCGACCAAGGTTTCATGCGTAAGGGTGAGCCGGAGCGGTTGCTGAAGCTGTTTCAGGAGCAGTTTCACATCCCTGTAGAGTATGTGAACGCCCAAGAGCGTTTCCTTGATCAACTTGAAGGCGTTACCGACCCTGAAGAGAAGCGGCGACGCATTGGCCACGAGTTCATCCAAGTATTTGAGTCGGAGTCTAGGCGTCTTGGTCCCTTTGACTATCTAGCTCAAGGGACGCTCTATCCGGATGTGATCGAATCTGCTGATACCAACGTCGATCCGGCAACGGGCGAAAGGGTCGCAGTCAAGATCAAGAGCCACCACAATGTCGGTGGTTTGCCTAAAGACCTGCGTTTCAAGCTAGTTGAGCCCTTGCGTAAGCTCTTTAAAGATGAAGTGCGCAAGGTCGGGCGTTCATTAGGTCTGCCCGAAGAGATTGTACAGCGCCATCCGTTCCCGGGTCCCGGTCTAGCGATCCGCATTATTGGTGAAGTGACCTTAGAGCGCCTAGAGATCGTACGGGATGCTGACCTGATTGTGCGCCAGGAAATCAATCGTTCCGGTTTCTATTCCCAACTCTGGCAAGCCTTTGCTGTGCTGCTACCCGTGCGTAGTGTCGGCGTCATGGGTGACCAGCGCACCTATGCTTATCCAATTGTGTTGCGCCTGATTAAAAGTGAGGATGGCATGACGGCAGACTGGGCGCAGGTTCCCTATGAGTTGCTGGAAACTATCTCCACCCGCATTGTCAACGAGGTCAAGGGAGTCAACCGTGTCGTCTACGACATTACCTCCAAACCACCTGGCACCATTGAGTGGGAATAA
- a CDS encoding PleD family two-component system response regulator — protein sequence MRTVLVVDDNELARTVTARVLSRSNFEVREAQSGTEGMEMVQDQLPDLVVLDIVMPGMNGYAFCRWLKSTPKGQHIPVIMCSAKSEAFDRYWGMKQGVDAYITKPFEPMELVETVRCVLRQSLLKEMERRVPHKP from the coding sequence ATGAGGACAGTTCTAGTTGTAGACGATAACGAGTTGGCACGAACTGTCACTGCCAGAGTATTGAGCAGAAGCAACTTTGAGGTGCGCGAAGCTCAGAGCGGCACCGAGGGTATGGAAATGGTCCAAGATCAGCTTCCTGATCTGGTCGTGCTGGACATCGTAATGCCCGGAATGAATGGCTATGCTTTCTGTCGTTGGTTGAAGAGCACCCCAAAAGGTCAGCACATCCCGGTGATTATGTGCTCAGCTAAAAGCGAGGCGTTTGATCGATACTGGGGGATGAAGCAAGGAGTTGATGCTTACATCACCAAGCCATTTGAACCGATGGAACTGGTTGAGACAGTAAGGTGTGTGCTGCGGCAGTCTTTGCTAAAGGAAATGGAAAGACGTGTGCCCCATAAGCCATAG
- a CDS encoding lipopolysaccharide assembly protein LapB, protein MDLRTRNPILAIALFLMLAGQAEQALATTTDSDKVRMYTEAAWQYAAIADSDRAIQVLDQALLLTRGMPEKCFQGNSLVRVAGGYWLAGQEAKGKQLLAESIQVARAQAATGCSRSATSPDESLLNRAKEFSQAGHEDIATAIATGMGDPITLAEIANHRAEDGAIKPAKQQVQQALTFAQNVPADYRTLILIGMAERLSQPELKRQMLPVLEQALQQPVEGGELSESESLQIGQKFRIAKQFAEAGQQRRAIEILDQTVPQIRTLVIKLYPGARVSLLSEVAEQYAVLGEQTKATEVLAEARVLAQAIKQPQARDLGLVSVARSYAKVGNFDQAQQIAQAIEEVEEREGALSGIAIGYAKAGEVERATELATQVRSHRNNTLAEIARHYLAQKQYDQALQFAQKWQVKSVFPEIASGYVESGQPDRALQVVKSIPAPPGETQHMQWIFPELARGFAEQGQFEQGLQLARTISERQYKAYALLGIAKQYVQPKTEGGLQGFAAALSDWFQSWFGESDQERSLKILDEVLQVIQSDQ, encoded by the coding sequence ATGGATTTAAGAACTCGAAATCCTATCCTTGCCATAGCCCTCTTCCTAATGTTGGCTGGACAGGCTGAGCAAGCCCTTGCCACAACAACCGATTCTGACAAAGTTCGTATGTATACGGAGGCAGCCTGGCAATACGCTGCAATTGCAGACTCAGACCGAGCGATCCAGGTCTTAGATCAAGCGCTGCTACTCACTAGAGGCATGCCGGAGAAATGCTTCCAGGGTAATTCGTTAGTTAGGGTAGCCGGGGGGTACTGGCTAGCGGGTCAAGAAGCTAAAGGCAAGCAACTGTTGGCAGAATCAATTCAGGTTGCTCGCGCTCAAGCAGCGACAGGTTGTAGTCGTAGTGCCACCTCACCTGATGAGTCGCTGCTCAATCGTGCTAAAGAGTTTTCCCAAGCTGGACATGAAGACATTGCCACTGCAATCGCCACTGGCATGGGCGATCCGATCACCCTGGCAGAGATTGCCAATCATCGTGCCGAAGATGGTGCCATCAAGCCAGCCAAGCAGCAGGTGCAACAGGCACTGACCTTCGCCCAAAATGTTCCCGCTGACTATCGCACCCTCATTTTAATTGGGATGGCTGAACGGCTGAGTCAGCCTGAACTCAAACGGCAGATGCTGCCTGTGTTGGAGCAAGCGCTTCAGCAGCCAGTCGAAGGTGGGGAATTGAGTGAATCCGAGTCATTGCAAATCGGTCAAAAATTCAGAATTGCCAAGCAGTTTGCAGAGGCGGGGCAACAGCGTCGAGCCATCGAAATCCTAGATCAAACGGTGCCTCAAATTCGGACCTTGGTGATTAAGCTTTACCCTGGTGCAAGAGTCTCTCTCTTGAGTGAAGTTGCAGAGCAATATGCAGTCCTGGGCGAGCAAACTAAAGCAACCGAGGTACTAGCTGAAGCTAGAGTGCTAGCGCAGGCAATCAAGCAACCGCAAGCTAGAGATTTGGGATTAGTTAGTGTGGCAAGAAGCTATGCCAAAGTTGGCAATTTTGATCAAGCTCAGCAGATAGCTCAAGCCATCGAAGAGGTGGAGGAACGCGAAGGTGCGTTGAGCGGAATCGCGATTGGCTATGCCAAAGCTGGAGAGGTGGAGCGGGCAACAGAACTCGCCACCCAAGTAAGAAGCCACCGAAACAATACGCTGGCAGAGATCGCGAGGCATTATCTAGCGCAGAAGCAGTATGACCAGGCGCTACAGTTTGCCCAGAAATGGCAAGTGAAGAGTGTTTTTCCGGAGATTGCCTCTGGTTATGTGGAGTCAGGGCAACCCGACCGAGCCTTGCAAGTGGTGAAATCAATTCCAGCACCGCCTGGTGAAACACAACACATGCAATGGATTTTCCCAGAGTTAGCTCGTGGTTTTGCTGAGCAGGGACAGTTTGAGCAGGGGCTTCAACTTGCTCGGACGATAAGCGAGCGACAATACAAGGCTTATGCCTTGCTAGGAATCGCCAAACAGTATGTCCAGCCCAAGACTGAGGGAGGACTTCAGGGTTTTGCTGCTGCGCTAAGCGATTGGTTCCAATCTTGGTTTGGAGAGTCGGATCAGGAGCGCTCCTTGAAAATTTTGGACGAGGTGCTGCAAGTTATTCAATCTGATCAGTAG
- a CDS encoding class I SAM-dependent methyltransferase, producing MSAGIETAPCNRPYCNALSQAFPFKIMADLLSNQDVQRLDESADPQFYSFPRFVTHVDDGFIDQLTRLYAERIPADSRVLDLMSSWVSHLPDASELPLREVVGHGLNAEELGRNPSLAKFVVQDLNKNPRLSFEDQSFDAILIAVSIQYVTRPLELFQELQRLLTPGGVVITSFSNRMFHQKAIRVWMESNETERVELVKRYFQNAGGFERIEAVQNQGRSSGPLGWLLPAGDPFYAVLGYKTALAE from the coding sequence ATGAGTGCTGGGATCGAAACTGCTCCCTGCAACCGCCCCTACTGCAACGCTCTATCGCAAGCTTTCCCTTTTAAAATCATGGCTGATTTGCTCTCCAACCAAGATGTTCAGCGCCTAGACGAGTCTGCTGATCCGCAGTTCTACAGCTTTCCGCGCTTCGTGACCCATGTCGATGACGGCTTCATCGATCAACTCACCCGCCTTTATGCCGAGCGTATTCCAGCAGATAGTCGGGTACTGGATTTGATGAGCAGTTGGGTATCACACCTGCCGGATGCCTCCGAATTACCTTTGCGTGAGGTAGTAGGTCATGGTCTGAACGCAGAGGAACTGGGGCGCAATCCCAGTCTGGCTAAGTTCGTTGTGCAAGATCTGAATAAGAATCCACGTTTATCCTTCGAGGATCAATCTTTCGACGCAATTCTAATTGCTGTTTCTATCCAGTACGTCACCCGTCCTCTGGAGCTGTTTCAGGAACTACAGCGGCTCCTGACCCCTGGGGGAGTTGTAATCACCAGCTTCAGCAATCGCATGTTTCATCAAAAGGCGATTCGCGTTTGGATGGAGAGCAATGAGACAGAGCGGGTAGAACTGGTGAAGCGCTATTTCCAGAACGCTGGTGGCTTTGAGCGGATTGAGGCAGTACAGAACCAGGGCCGCAGTTCAGGTCCACTCGGTTGGCTGCTACCCGCAGGCGATCCTTTCTATGCCGTGCTTGGTTATAAGACAGCTCTAGCAGAGTGA
- a CDS encoding GNAT family N-acetyltransferase, translating into MKILETNRLILRKLSIEDADFMFELVNEPSWLHSIGDKGVKTLDDARDYILKGPIHSYKQFGFGLYLTELKQSRIPIGICGLIKRESLKDVDIGFAFLPSFWGNGYAYESASAVIGLAKNALVLNRIVGVTTLDNHSSIKVLEKLGLRFEQVIRLSENSSEVNLFARDL; encoded by the coding sequence ATGAAAATCCTGGAAACAAACCGGCTAATTCTTCGCAAACTATCTATCGAAGACGCAGATTTTATGTTTGAGCTTGTGAACGAGCCCTCTTGGTTGCACTCCATTGGAGACAAAGGTGTGAAAACCCTTGATGATGCTCGTGACTATATCTTGAAAGGCCCGATTCACAGCTATAAGCAGTTTGGCTTCGGGCTATACCTAACTGAGTTGAAGCAGAGCAGAATTCCGATTGGAATCTGTGGTCTGATTAAAAGGGAATCCTTGAAGGATGTAGATATCGGCTTTGCTTTTTTGCCAAGTTTTTGGGGTAATGGATATGCCTATGAGTCAGCCTCTGCTGTGATAGGACTCGCAAAAAATGCGCTGGTCCTAAATCGCATTGTGGGTGTAACTACATTGGACAATCACAGCTCAATCAAAGTTCTCGAAAAGCTAGGTTTAAGATTCGAACAAGTGATCAGGTTGTCTGAAAACAGTTCGGAAGTTAATTTGTTTGCACGCGACCTCTAA
- a CDS encoding zinc ribbon domain-containing protein — protein MANSLKSCPDCGHMVSPKAASCPNCGRKLTSILNDSLRVAVILVLVVVILSAGYSVLQVWWIASQDRGGEIGEQARQAQQSLEDLEKAVEEARSSSENDLASATETNAGAYSPPTLEKSNPGTSSSSSLTDQDLSLN, from the coding sequence ATGGCGAACAGCCTAAAATCTTGCCCCGATTGTGGGCACATGGTCTCACCCAAGGCCGCCAGTTGCCCTAACTGTGGTCGAAAGCTTACATCAATCTTGAATGATTCACTCAGGGTTGCAGTAATACTAGTCTTAGTCGTTGTTATTTTAAGTGCTGGGTATAGTGTTCTTCAAGTTTGGTGGATTGCTTCTCAAGACCGGGGTGGAGAAATTGGGGAGCAGGCGAGGCAAGCTCAGCAGAGCTTAGAAGATTTAGAAAAAGCTGTGGAGGAAGCGAGAAGCAGTAGCGAAAATGATCTAGCGTCAGCAACAGAAACCAATGCTGGCGCTTACTCTCCACCTACGCTAGAAAAATCTAACCCAGGCACAAGCTCAAGCAGCTCTCTCACTGACCAAGATCTATCCCTGAACTAG
- a CDS encoding helix-turn-helix domain-containing protein encodes MRTVQSPEAKLQPPLVSSQVYGWKNLVVEEFHQPPGQEQYQSLAEHTLCLSLNRRPSRLLQVLDDHRQTSLFSRGDLTIAPAGVLLFSQWHQDDRYLRIRVTSKFLEQVAQNALEIGASRIALLPEFRTKNPQIEQIGMMLLSELHDGGPAGRLYVESLTNVLAVNLLRNYYAVQSSVVLYAGGLSDCQLLQVTDYINDCLADDIQLSSLAEVLGLSQFHFSRLFKQSTGVSPYQYVLQQRVERAKQLLKTTDLPIMDIALLCGFSSHSHLGKWFRQYMGVAPKTYRTS; translated from the coding sequence ATGCGGACTGTTCAATCGCCAGAGGCTAAACTCCAGCCCCCGCTTGTCTCCAGTCAAGTTTATGGTTGGAAGAACCTTGTGGTGGAAGAGTTTCATCAACCTCCGGGGCAAGAGCAATATCAGAGCCTAGCAGAACACACCCTCTGCTTATCGTTGAACCGTCGCCCTTCTCGTTTGTTGCAGGTGTTAGACGACCACCGTCAAACCAGCCTTTTCAGCAGAGGCGACTTAACCATTGCTCCTGCGGGAGTGCTCCTATTCAGTCAATGGCACCAAGATGATCGATACTTACGGATTCGCGTTACATCTAAGTTTCTAGAGCAAGTTGCTCAAAATGCACTTGAAATTGGCGCTAGTCGCATAGCACTCTTGCCAGAATTCAGAACTAAAAACCCTCAGATCGAACAAATTGGCATGATGTTGTTGAGTGAACTCCACGATGGGGGACCCGCAGGACGGCTCTATGTCGAATCGCTAACAAACGTGTTAGCTGTGAATTTGCTCAGAAATTATTATGCTGTTCAATCATCCGTTGTTTTGTACGCTGGAGGATTAAGTGATTGCCAGCTATTGCAAGTTACAGACTACATCAATGATTGCTTAGCAGACGATATTCAACTCTCTAGTCTCGCTGAAGTGCTGGGATTAAGTCAGTTTCATTTTAGTCGGCTCTTTAAGCAATCAACAGGAGTATCTCCTTACCAATATGTCCTTCAGCAACGGGTGGAACGCGCCAAGCAGTTACTCAAAACGACAGACCTGCCGATCATGGACATTGCTCTACTCTGTGGGTTTAGTAGCCATAGTCATCTAGGCAAGTGGTTTCGACAGTATATGGGGGTGGCCCCGAAAACCTATCGAACTAGCTAG
- a CDS encoding MATE family efflux transporter: protein MTKRLVKSSIEIEGREFLKLAVPLASAQVAQAAVGFVDTIMMGHLNTESLAAGGLASVSFQLVLNIASGIVMAVSPLVAEAYGAGRKRQIEQIARQGIWLSVLLSIPLMLIIRHLDSALLLLQQPAPIVALADQYLNFILWGIFPALGFAMLRGYVSAISQAHVVTVIVVIGTLFNVAGNYILGFGKFGFPRMELAGLGLASGLSFWLMFLIFLIYILRHPQLKEYRFLQNLHRLRPQLLQRLMVIGVAIAVTIALEYGLFAVITFLMGILGTEVLAAHQTVYQTMYIIFMVPLGMSYAVTARVGQWFGQQDLKGARRAGYVSIGIAATFMVLTAIALIVYRQQVIGLYLDIDNPENAYVIRLAVPMLLISALAQLLDGVQRVAMGALYGLQDTRLPMFLSGLAFWGVGLTSGYLLGFPLGLGGVGLWTGQSIGVAVAGVIFVWRFHRLTARRCYLGSE from the coding sequence GTGACTAAAAGGTTAGTTAAATCGAGCATTGAGATAGAGGGTCGTGAATTTCTAAAACTTGCCGTCCCCCTAGCCAGTGCTCAAGTCGCCCAAGCTGCTGTTGGCTTTGTAGACACGATTATGATGGGCCACTTAAACACGGAAAGTCTAGCAGCTGGCGGCTTAGCATCAGTATCCTTTCAGCTTGTCTTGAACATAGCGAGCGGTATCGTGATGGCAGTCAGCCCACTGGTCGCAGAAGCTTATGGGGCAGGCCGAAAAAGGCAAATCGAGCAAATTGCGCGTCAAGGAATATGGTTATCGGTGCTTCTCAGCATCCCTCTGATGTTGATAATTAGGCATTTAGATTCAGCATTACTTTTGCTTCAGCAACCTGCGCCAATCGTTGCCCTTGCAGATCAGTATCTCAACTTCATCCTGTGGGGAATCTTTCCAGCGCTGGGGTTTGCGATGTTGAGAGGCTATGTATCGGCTATCTCCCAAGCCCATGTTGTGACCGTGATTGTCGTGATCGGAACGCTGTTCAATGTGGCAGGCAATTATATTTTAGGATTCGGTAAGTTTGGCTTTCCACGCATGGAGTTAGCGGGGCTAGGATTAGCCAGTGGGCTAAGCTTCTGGTTAATGTTCCTGATTTTCCTGATCTACATTCTTAGGCATCCACAGTTAAAGGAATACCGCTTCTTGCAGAATCTGCATCGGCTGAGGCCTCAGCTTCTGCAGCGTTTAATGGTGATTGGAGTCGCAATCGCCGTTACTATTGCCTTGGAATATGGATTGTTCGCAGTTATCACATTTCTCATGGGCATCTTGGGAACCGAAGTCCTAGCGGCGCATCAGACGGTCTACCAAACGATGTACATCATTTTCATGGTTCCCTTGGGGATGTCTTATGCAGTTACTGCCCGCGTCGGTCAGTGGTTCGGACAGCAAGATCTTAAAGGGGCAAGACGAGCTGGGTATGTCAGCATTGGCATTGCAGCAACATTCATGGTCCTGACAGCCATCGCTTTAATCGTATATCGTCAACAGGTGATTGGCCTCTACTTGGATATTGACAACCCAGAGAATGCTTATGTAATCAGATTAGCCGTGCCGATGCTGCTCATCTCCGCGTTAGCTCAACTCTTGGATGGGGTACAGCGGGTCGCAATGGGTGCATTATATGGACTTCAAGATACCCGCCTACCGATGTTTTTAAGTGGGCTCGCTTTCTGGGGTGTGGGATTGACTAGTGGCTACCTGCTGGGATTTCCCTTAGGGCTGGGAGGTGTTGGACTGTGGACAGGACAATCAATTGGGGTAGCCGTCGCTGGCGTGATTTTCGTGTGGCGTTTTCATAGGCTAACTGCCCGAAGATGCTACCTTGGTTCCGAGTGA
- a CDS encoding M1 family aminopeptidase, whose product MCLFCSLRNLSDALPETTPRTISRAALANAAPSAGAAGVGDSLYPGFGNGGYDVQNYTVDLNVSDVDTSTLTGITTIEAEATQGLTSFNLDLIGFSVDSITVNGKPATYSRDGQELTITPAETLAEGEAFTVKVNYNGSPEQITSVAIPVLTGWVIFDGGSFVLSEPDGAANYYPVNDHPLDKASYTFRVTVPEPFEVAANGVLEQTIDNGNTTTYIFEARDPMASYLTTVNISQFDLDTDGTANGIPIRNYFAEGIAPDLLKPFDLQPEMLTYFSELFGPYPFDVYGSVVMNTDTGAALETQTLSIFGTGQLGRNPAFLGGFASSTEEVVAHELAHQWFGNSVSLADWSDIWLNESFATYSQGLWIENTQGRDALDEWVVNKYNTVVDAKAELVAPGLPPADDLFNSGVYDWGALALHALRLEVGDTDFFDTLQTYYERYRNGNVTSEDFFGVAEEVSGQELSAFFQDWIYSGEIPPIAQLGLSSDPTGDQTLTGTNAAEVIFGRDGDDTIYGKGGINVLIGGAGDDTLYGGSSKDTITAGDGNDTVYGRGGTNTLNGGNGDDLIYGGSSADTLTAGAGNDTVYGGGGNDTVNGGAGDDLIYGGSNADTITAGAGNDTIYGRGGADSINSGAGLDTIWLGPGMATVVLSLGDGFDTINNFKLGSTKFQVTSLDTLSFTDSTDGAQIFQGDDLLAVVTKKAASLLSDNTSQIFVV is encoded by the coding sequence ATGTGTCTTTTTTGTAGCTTACGTAACCTGAGTGACGCTCTACCTGAAACAACTCCAAGAACAATTTCCAGGGCAGCTCTTGCCAATGCGGCTCCTTCAGCGGGTGCTGCCGGGGTCGGCGATTCACTTTACCCAGGCTTTGGTAACGGTGGTTATGATGTTCAAAATTACACCGTTGATCTAAACGTCTCTGACGTTGACACCAGCACTCTGACTGGCATCACTACGATTGAAGCCGAGGCGACTCAGGGTCTCACCAGCTTCAATTTGGACCTCATTGGCTTCTCGGTTGACAGCATCACGGTCAATGGCAAACCTGCAACCTATAGCCGTGATGGGCAGGAGCTGACCATTACGCCAGCAGAGACGCTTGCTGAAGGCGAAGCGTTCACAGTAAAGGTGAACTATAACGGCTCGCCGGAGCAGATCACCTCAGTGGCAATTCCAGTGCTGACTGGCTGGGTGATCTTTGATGGGGGCAGCTTTGTTCTCAGTGAACCAGATGGCGCGGCGAATTATTATCCAGTCAACGATCACCCGCTGGACAAAGCTTCTTATACATTCCGCGTTACAGTTCCAGAACCCTTTGAGGTTGCCGCGAATGGGGTGCTGGAGCAAACCATCGACAATGGCAATACGACTACCTATATTTTTGAAGCTCGCGATCCGATGGCGAGCTACCTAACGACAGTTAATATCAGTCAATTTGATCTCGATACCGATGGAACGGCGAACGGAATTCCGATTCGCAATTATTTCGCTGAGGGCATTGCGCCAGACCTACTCAAGCCGTTTGATCTTCAGCCGGAGATGCTCACTTATTTTAGTGAGCTTTTTGGTCCTTACCCGTTTGATGTCTATGGCTCTGTGGTTATGAACACAGACACAGGCGCAGCCCTGGAGACGCAAACTCTGTCGATTTTCGGCACGGGTCAATTGGGCCGGAACCCAGCTTTTCTAGGTGGGTTTGCTTCGAGTACTGAAGAGGTGGTTGCCCATGAGCTAGCTCACCAGTGGTTTGGCAACAGCGTGAGTTTGGCCGATTGGAGCGACATCTGGCTGAATGAAAGCTTTGCTACCTACTCGCAAGGGTTGTGGATTGAGAACACTCAAGGCCGCGATGCTCTAGATGAGTGGGTAGTCAACAAGTACAACACAGTCGTAGATGCCAAGGCGGAATTAGTTGCGCCCGGTTTGCCACCAGCAGATGATTTGTTTAACTCGGGTGTGTATGACTGGGGGGCATTGGCCTTACATGCGCTACGGCTAGAAGTCGGCGATACCGATTTCTTCGATACCTTGCAGACTTATTACGAACGCTATCGTAATGGCAATGTCACGAGTGAGGACTTCTTTGGCGTAGCTGAAGAAGTGAGTGGGCAAGAACTGAGTGCCTTCTTTCAAGACTGGATTTACAGCGGTGAGATTCCACCGATTGCCCAGTTGGGATTATCCTCTGATCCAACTGGTGACCAAACCCTAACAGGTACGAACGCCGCTGAAGTGATTTTTGGCCGCGATGGTGACGATACCATTTACGGGAAGGGTGGCATCAATGTTCTGATTGGTGGTGCTGGGGATGACACTCTCTACGGGGGTTCCAGCAAAGACACGATCACGGCTGGAGATGGCAACGACACGGTTTATGGCAGAGGCGGCACCAATACGCTCAACGGTGGTAATGGCGATGACCTGATTTACGGTGGCTCCAGCGCCGATACGCTTACGGCAGGGGCTGGCAACGACACGGTTTATGGGGGTGGCGGTAACGATACAGTCAACGGTGGCGCGGGCGATGACCTCATCTATGGCGGTTCCAACGCCGATACGATCACAGCGGGGGCTGGCAATGACACGATCTACGGTAGAGGTGGCGCGGATTCGATCAATAGTGGCGCTGGTTTAGATACCATCTGGCTTGGTCCTGGTATGGCCACTGTGGTGCTATCGCTGGGTGACGGCTTCGATACCATCAATAACTTCAAACTGGGCTCAACTAAGTTTCAGGTTACTAGCCTGGATACGTTGTCCTTTACGGATAGTACTGATGGTGCCCAGATTTTCCAAGGGGATGATCTGCTCGCGGTGGTGACGAAGAAAGCAGCCAGTCTTTTGAGTGACAACACAAGTCAAATCTTTGTGGTGTAA